CACCCGGCAGATCCTGATCGGCTCCCGCATCCCCAGAATGGCCGCCGGTATCGCGGTCGGCTTCGCCCTTGGCATCGCCGGGGCGTTGCTGCAGTCCCTGACCCGCAACTCGCTGGCCTCGCCGGACACCCTGGCGGTGACAGCCGGGTCCTACCTGGCGGTTGTCGCCGTCGCCGCCTTCGGGTTGTCCATTCCACTGTGGGCCTCCGGCGTGGTGGCGTTCGTCGGCGGCCTGGCCGCCGCCGGGTTGGTGCTCGGGCTGTCCGGCGCGGGCACGTCGAGCACCCGGATCCTGCTGGCCGGCTCGGCCGTGGCGCTGGCCCTGGATTCGGCGGCGGCGACCCTGCTCATCCTGTTCAGCCAGAACACCACGAGCCTGTTCGCCTGGGGCAGCGGGTCGCTCAGTCAGCTCGGCCTGACCGCCTTTCTCCACGCGGCGCCGGTGGTGCTCGCGGCGACCGTCGCGGGCCTGTTGGTCGCCCGCCGGCTGGATCTGATGGTCCTCGGCGACGACACCGCATCCGTGCTCGGCGTTCCCGTGCGATCCACCCGGTTCGCCGGCATCGTGCTGGCCGTCCTGCTCACCGCCGCCGCCGTCACCCTGGCCGGGCCCATCGGCTTCGTCGGGCTGTGCGCGCCGGTCATCGTCCGGCTGCTCGGGCGGATCGTGCCGGCCCTGAACCGGCA
This genomic window from Actinomycetota bacterium contains:
- a CDS encoding iron chelate uptake ABC transporter family permease subunit, translated to MLLGLTGALVAAAGWHLTQGTSGVGFGDLWALATGDTGSTAESTRQILIGSRIPRMAAGIAVGFALGIAGALLQSLTRNSLASPDTLAVTAGSYLAVVAVAAFGLSIPLWASGVVAFVGGLAAAGLVLGLSGAGTSSTRILLAGSAVALALDSAAATLLILFSQNTTSLFAWGSGSLSQLGLTAFLHAAPVVLAATVAGLLVARRLDLMVLGDDTASVLGVPVRSTRFAGIVLAVLLTAAAVTLAGPIGFVGLCAPVIVRLLGRIVPALNRHVVLLPACGLVGALIVILADSVVRALFGAEAGITIPTGVVTTIAGAVVLVLLARRLRDAGPTRQPPASGVGLHSRRRFALVLAACAGLAAGTLLLGLLAGHTWLRTGDIGLW